A genomic stretch from Streptomyces venezuelae ATCC 10712 includes:
- a CDS encoding cation:proton antiporter, with protein sequence MSSNQVALLLFDLAFILVLAHGLGHLATRIGQPPVVGEILAGVLLGPTLLNGAVSDTLFPHEIRPLLGAMADVGVTLFMFGVGLEIERQALRGRGRMAAGVSLGSTAVPFVLGIGLGYFLLRGHPTDQKAAFIVFIGLAVSVTAFPVLARILSDRGLTGTTLGGIALATAALVDIVAWTALAGVQAGIGSSGSHWRVALMIPFVLVLFLVVRPWLRHRTRRGDGRATTSSWWYAQMLIGALLCGAATEAMGMHYIFGAFLFGLIMPSDGAERLRADLMQRTRTVTSLLLPVYFVVAGLKVDLRQFGWAETAELAAVLLVAVAGKFGGTYLGARGTGLPGRPAVALAALMNTRGLTELVILGVGLQAGLLDGSLYSLLVVMALVTTAMTGPLLTRTYKKPVIVPEPGSPTGEPVRERDRSTSVTP encoded by the coding sequence ATGAGCAGCAACCAGGTGGCACTCCTCCTCTTCGACCTCGCGTTCATCCTCGTCCTCGCCCACGGACTCGGCCATCTCGCCACCCGGATCGGACAGCCGCCGGTGGTGGGCGAGATCCTCGCCGGCGTACTCCTCGGACCGACCCTCCTCAACGGCGCGGTCTCCGACACCCTCTTCCCCCACGAGATCCGGCCGCTGCTCGGCGCGATGGCCGACGTGGGAGTCACCCTCTTCATGTTCGGCGTGGGCCTGGAGATCGAACGCCAGGCGTTACGCGGACGCGGCCGGATGGCCGCCGGCGTCAGCCTCGGCTCGACGGCCGTCCCCTTCGTCCTCGGGATCGGCCTCGGCTACTTCCTGCTCCGCGGCCACCCCACCGACCAGAAGGCGGCCTTCATCGTCTTCATCGGCCTCGCCGTGTCCGTCACCGCCTTCCCCGTCCTCGCCAGGATCCTCTCCGACCGCGGACTCACCGGCACCACGCTCGGCGGCATCGCCCTGGCCACGGCCGCCCTCGTCGACATCGTCGCCTGGACCGCCCTGGCCGGCGTACAGGCCGGGATCGGCAGCTCCGGCAGCCACTGGCGGGTCGCCCTCATGATCCCGTTCGTCCTCGTGCTCTTCCTCGTCGTACGGCCCTGGCTGCGCCACCGGACCCGCCGCGGCGACGGCCGGGCCACCACCTCCTCCTGGTGGTACGCGCAGATGCTGATCGGCGCCCTGCTCTGCGGCGCCGCCACCGAGGCCATGGGCATGCACTACATCTTCGGCGCCTTTCTCTTCGGCCTGATCATGCCGAGCGACGGCGCCGAACGGCTGCGCGCCGACCTCATGCAGCGCACCCGCACGGTGACCTCGCTGCTCCTGCCCGTCTACTTCGTCGTCGCCGGACTCAAGGTCGACCTCCGGCAGTTCGGCTGGGCGGAGACGGCGGAACTGGCCGCCGTCCTGCTCGTCGCCGTGGCCGGCAAGTTCGGCGGCACCTACCTCGGTGCCCGCGGCACGGGGCTGCCCGGCAGGCCCGCCGTGGCCCTCGCCGCGCTCATGAACACCCGCGGACTCACCGAACTCGTCATCCTCGGCGTCGGACTCCAGGCCGGACTGCTCGACGGCTCGCTGTACTCCCTGCTCGTCGTGATGGCCCTCGTCACCACGGCCATGACCGGACCGCTGCTGACCCGCACGTACAAGAAGCCCGTGATCGTCCCGGAGCCGGGAAGCCCCACCGGAGAACCGGTGCGGGAGCGCGACCGCTCCACCTCCGTCACCCCCTAG
- a CDS encoding salicylate synthase: MAFSYHSTIVRTHVDPLVAATGLAASGLFATYVVYEGPHGWSVAGGIAAEVLLKRDTVRCTKDGHTVERPWQGDPLAQVREFLDGLELDGWRAYGWTAFELAYAVAGRPVDNDVLLHLVVPRTEIRLSGHQAVLRGVDPAETARVEAALTALRPGPEIPDRPVTADIEAGAAAYREAIAGVVDRIRDGELQKAVVSRIVPVSSDVDLPASYLAGRRANTPARSYLLAMGDLQALGFSPETVVEVEPDRTVSSQPLAGTRALTGDPEQNRRLRERLLADPKELHEHAISVKVAVDELAGPCKPETVVVQEYMVIKERGSVQHLASKVVGRMPEDASPWDAFAAVFPAVTASGVPKHAAYDAIVASEPRERGLYAGTVMTVAQDGSMDAALALRSVFRRGGETWLQAGAGVVEHSVPDRELEETREKLKCVADRLVARGTGHGAVPVTASEKRLNV; encoded by the coding sequence ATGGCTTTCTCGTACCATTCAACGATCGTGCGCACCCATGTCGATCCACTGGTCGCGGCAACCGGGCTCGCCGCCTCGGGCCTGTTCGCCACCTACGTCGTCTACGAAGGCCCGCACGGCTGGTCGGTGGCCGGCGGCATCGCGGCCGAGGTCCTGCTCAAACGGGACACCGTCCGATGTACCAAGGACGGCCACACGGTCGAACGGCCCTGGCAGGGCGACCCGTTGGCCCAGGTGCGCGAGTTCCTCGACGGCCTCGAACTGGACGGCTGGCGCGCGTACGGCTGGACCGCCTTCGAGCTCGCCTACGCCGTCGCCGGCCGCCCCGTCGACAACGACGTCCTGCTCCACCTCGTCGTGCCCCGCACCGAGATACGCCTCTCCGGCCACCAGGCCGTCCTGCGCGGCGTGGACCCGGCCGAGACCGCCCGCGTCGAGGCCGCCCTCACCGCCCTGCGGCCCGGCCCGGAGATCCCGGACCGGCCCGTCACCGCCGACATCGAGGCCGGAGCCGCCGCCTACCGCGAGGCCATCGCCGGCGTCGTGGACCGCATCCGCGACGGCGAACTCCAGAAGGCCGTGGTCTCCCGGATCGTCCCCGTCAGCTCCGACGTCGACCTCCCGGCGAGCTACCTCGCCGGACGCCGCGCCAACACCCCCGCCCGCTCCTACCTGCTGGCCATGGGAGACCTCCAGGCCCTCGGCTTCAGCCCCGAGACCGTCGTCGAGGTCGAACCCGACCGCACCGTCTCCAGCCAGCCGCTGGCCGGCACCCGGGCCCTGACCGGCGACCCCGAGCAGAACCGGCGGCTCCGCGAACGGCTCCTCGCCGACCCCAAGGAACTCCACGAGCACGCCATCTCGGTCAAGGTCGCCGTCGACGAACTCGCCGGACCCTGCAAGCCGGAGACGGTGGTCGTCCAGGAGTACATGGTGATCAAGGAGCGCGGCTCGGTGCAGCACCTGGCCTCCAAGGTCGTCGGCCGGATGCCCGAGGACGCCAGCCCCTGGGACGCCTTCGCCGCCGTCTTCCCCGCCGTCACCGCCTCCGGCGTGCCCAAGCACGCCGCGTACGACGCCATCGTCGCCAGCGAGCCGCGCGAGCGCGGCCTCTACGCGGGCACGGTGATGACGGTGGCCCAGGACGGCTCCATGGACGCCGCCCTCGCCCTGCGCAGCGTCTTCCGCCGCGGCGGCGAGACCTGGCTCCAGGCGGGTGCGGGCGTCGTCGAACACTCCGTACCCGACCGGGAACTGGAGGAGACCCGGGAGAAGCTGAAGTGCGTCGCGGACCGCCTGGTGGCCCGCGGCACCGGGCACGGAGCGGTGCCGGTGACGGCATCCGAGAAGCGTCTGAATGTCTGA
- a CDS encoding SDR family NAD(P)-dependent oxidoreductase, which produces MGELDGRAALVTGGSRGIGRAVALRLAAEGALVAVHYGGNDAAAAQTVALIAEAGGRAFAVQARFGESGAVDRLFEGLTAGLADHGADGLDILVNNAGIHSVSSIGQLTEKEFERLLSVNVSTPIFVVQRALPLLRDGGRIVNVGSAATRIANPLQIGYTVTKAALAALSPSLANELGRRGITVNTVEPGVVLTDMTAGWTGVPEAVAGLEAITALGRIGEPGDVADVVGFLAGPQGRWVTGQIIDVSGGTYLGPITGG; this is translated from the coding sequence GTGGGGGAACTGGACGGCAGGGCCGCGCTGGTGACGGGCGGCTCGCGCGGGATCGGGCGCGCGGTCGCCCTGCGGCTCGCCGCCGAGGGGGCGCTGGTCGCGGTCCACTACGGGGGCAACGACGCGGCCGCCGCGCAGACCGTGGCGCTGATCGCCGAGGCCGGCGGCAGGGCGTTCGCGGTACAGGCCAGGTTCGGCGAGAGCGGCGCGGTGGACCGGTTGTTCGAGGGGCTCACCGCCGGGCTGGCGGACCACGGTGCGGACGGGCTGGACATCCTGGTCAACAATGCGGGCATCCACTCGGTCAGCTCGATCGGGCAGCTCACCGAGAAGGAGTTCGAGCGGCTTCTGTCGGTCAACGTGAGCACGCCGATCTTCGTGGTCCAGCGGGCGCTGCCGCTGCTGCGGGACGGCGGACGGATCGTCAACGTGGGCTCTGCGGCCACCCGGATCGCGAACCCCCTCCAGATCGGCTACACCGTCACCAAGGCGGCGCTGGCTGCCCTCAGCCCGTCGCTCGCCAACGAGCTGGGTCGGCGCGGGATCACCGTGAACACGGTCGAACCCGGGGTGGTGCTGACCGACATGACGGCCGGGTGGACCGGCGTTCCGGAGGCGGTGGCCGGACTTGAGGCGATCACCGCGCTCGGACGGATTGGCGAGCCGGGGGACGTCGCAGATGTGGTGGGCTTCCTGGCGGGCCCGCAGGGCCGCTGGGTGACCGGCCAGATCATCGACGTCTCCGGCGGTACCTACCTCGGCCCGATCACTGGCGGGTGA
- a CDS encoding GDSL-type esterase/lipase family protein has protein sequence MTLGDSFISGEAGRWAGNSNESAAGHAGTDRAWDPQTRASDPHTVYGASYDDGCNRSDSAEVHSAPGSDRRVNLACSGATSTAILLPENGGEPFKGRPSQAEQLQMTADGHPVHAVVISVGGNDLGFSGIISACAKNFVKPPLFAKPCSPEQAKVVDQRLPAMRAAVTAAVRDVRTAMTRAGHPAGSYRLILQSAPSPLPDAARIRYPGDKYDRLYTGGCPFFDKDLTWAHDELGPAVSAGLARVAQEQNTEFLDLSHAFDGREVCSDTTSQVGKGERPSSVRSEWVRFTTSGLGQGQRQESLHPNYYGQLALGTCLGLVLERRPGAYRCDNVPRQSPQSMTVRPADF, from the coding sequence GTGACGCTGGGGGACAGCTTCATTTCCGGTGAAGCCGGCCGGTGGGCCGGCAACAGCAACGAGTCCGCGGCCGGTCACGCGGGCACCGACCGGGCATGGGACCCGCAGACCCGCGCCAGTGACCCCCACACGGTGTACGGCGCCAGCTACGACGACGGCTGCAATCGTTCCGACAGCGCCGAAGTCCACTCCGCTCCGGGGTCGGACCGGCGTGTCAATCTGGCCTGCTCCGGCGCCACGTCGACGGCGATCCTGCTTCCCGAGAACGGCGGCGAACCCTTCAAGGGCCGGCCCTCCCAGGCGGAACAGCTCCAGATGACCGCCGACGGCCACCCCGTGCACGCCGTCGTCATCTCCGTCGGCGGCAACGACCTCGGCTTCTCGGGCATCATCAGCGCCTGCGCCAAGAACTTCGTGAAACCCCCGCTCTTCGCCAAACCCTGCTCGCCCGAGCAGGCCAAGGTCGTCGACCAGCGCCTGCCGGCCATGCGCGCCGCCGTCACCGCAGCGGTCCGCGACGTACGCACCGCGATGACCCGGGCAGGTCATCCGGCCGGCAGTTACCGGCTCATTCTGCAGTCCGCGCCCAGCCCGCTGCCGGACGCCGCTCGGATCCGGTACCCCGGCGACAAGTACGACCGCCTCTACACCGGTGGCTGCCCGTTCTTCGACAAGGACCTGACCTGGGCGCACGACGAGCTGGGACCTGCCGTCAGCGCCGGTCTCGCCCGGGTGGCCCAGGAGCAGAACACCGAGTTCCTCGACCTCTCCCACGCATTCGACGGGCGTGAGGTCTGCTCCGACACCACAAGCCAGGTCGGGAAGGGCGAGCGTCCCTCCAGCGTCCGCAGCGAGTGGGTCCGCTTCACCACCAGCGGCCTGGGACAGGGCCAGCGCCAGGAGTCTCTGCACCCGAACTACTACGGCCAACTCGCTCTCGGCACCTGCCTCGGCCTGGTCCTCGAGCGGAGGCCGGGGGCCTACCGGTGCGACAACGTTCCCCGGCAGTCACCCCAGTCCATGACGGTGCGACCCGCCGACTTCTGA
- a CDS encoding aldehyde dehydrogenase family protein produces MTGLVDVDGLTGTLFSDGWRAPVAGGAVEVTEPATGKTLARVGVADAADVAKAAAGAARAQPAWGALPAAARATVLRRAAAVLDGHRAEVARWLIREGGGVRAKAETEIADTVEELLQAAALPTRPHGQVLPAEPGRSSLARRVPLGVVGVISPWNVPLLLALRSVAPALALGNAVLLKPDVRTAVSGGLVVARLFEEAGLPEGVLHVLPGDAVAGSALTAEPGVAMVSFTGSTAVGREVGAAAGRGLKRVSLELGGNNALIVLDDAGLAAAAAAGAFASFFHQGQICMAAGRHIVHASVAEPYTRLLVREAHRMSVGDPWTDRVDLGPMIDARQLRRTHGIVRDSVAAGAALRAGGLPDGPFYPPTVLTGVTREMPAFTEEIFGPVAPVIVVGDDDEAVAVANDTEYGLVAAVRTGSVERGLRLADRLRTGMVHVNDQTVNHQAVVPFGGFGASGNGARHGAEFAWDAYTQWQWVTARSDEQDGA; encoded by the coding sequence ATGACAGGCCTGGTCGACGTGGACGGGCTCACGGGGACGCTGTTCAGCGACGGATGGCGGGCCCCGGTCGCCGGGGGCGCCGTAGAGGTGACCGAACCGGCGACGGGGAAGACGCTCGCCCGGGTCGGCGTCGCCGACGCGGCCGACGTCGCGAAGGCCGCGGCCGGCGCGGCGCGGGCCCAGCCGGCCTGGGGCGCCCTGCCCGCCGCCGCCCGCGCGACGGTGCTGCGGCGCGCGGCGGCGGTGCTCGACGGGCACCGCGCGGAGGTGGCCCGGTGGCTGATCCGCGAGGGCGGCGGCGTCCGGGCGAAGGCGGAGACCGAGATCGCGGACACGGTGGAGGAGCTCCTCCAGGCGGCGGCCCTGCCGACCCGGCCGCACGGTCAGGTCCTGCCCGCCGAGCCGGGCCGGTCGAGTCTGGCCCGCCGGGTGCCGCTGGGGGTGGTCGGGGTCATCAGCCCGTGGAACGTGCCGCTGCTGCTCGCGCTGCGCTCGGTGGCCCCGGCGCTGGCCCTGGGCAACGCCGTGCTGCTCAAACCGGACGTCCGTACGGCGGTCTCCGGCGGTCTCGTGGTGGCCCGGCTCTTCGAGGAGGCGGGGCTGCCGGAGGGGGTGCTGCACGTGCTGCCGGGTGACGCGGTGGCCGGGAGCGCGCTGACGGCCGAACCGGGGGTGGCGATGGTGTCGTTCACCGGGTCGACCGCGGTCGGGCGGGAGGTGGGGGCCGCGGCGGGGCGCGGTCTCAAGCGGGTCTCGCTGGAGCTCGGCGGCAACAACGCGCTGATCGTGCTCGACGACGCCGGTCTCGCGGCGGCCGCGGCGGCCGGGGCGTTCGCGTCCTTCTTCCACCAGGGCCAGATCTGCATGGCGGCGGGTCGGCACATCGTGCACGCCTCGGTCGCCGAGCCGTACACCCGGCTGCTGGTCCGGGAGGCCCACCGGATGTCCGTGGGCGACCCGTGGACCGACCGGGTCGACCTGGGGCCGATGATCGACGCCCGGCAGTTGCGGCGGACCCATGGGATCGTCCGCGACAGCGTCGCGGCGGGCGCCGCGCTGCGGGCGGGCGGGCTGCCGGACGGGCCGTTCTACCCGCCGACCGTGCTCACCGGGGTGACCCGGGAGATGCCGGCGTTCACCGAGGAGATCTTCGGTCCGGTGGCGCCGGTGATCGTCGTGGGGGACGACGACGAGGCGGTGGCCGTGGCGAACGACACGGAGTACGGCTTGGTGGCGGCGGTCCGGACGGGTTCGGTGGAGCGGGGGCTGCGGCTCGCCGACCGGCTGCGGACGGGCATGGTCCACGTCAACGACCAGACCGTGAACCACCAGGCGGTGGTGCCCTTCGGCGGCTTCGGCGCCTCGGGCAACGGGGCCCGGCACGGGGCGGAGTTCGCCTGGGACGCGTACACCCAGTGGCAGTGGGTCACGGCCCGGAGCGACGAGCAGGACGGGGCCTAG
- a CDS encoding AfsR/SARP family transcriptional regulator — protein sequence MPTAGELLEVQLLGPVRAWRHGREVVLGPPKQRAVFALLAGRANDVVSVDHIIDAVWGGDIPQTAANGVHTYVAGLRRVLEPERSRRESGELLISTAGGYALQTDPEAVDATLFARRHAQARRARTEGRLQEALETAESALSLWHGEAHSGVPGPFAAMERTRLQDLRLTAVEEWAADMLEADRPVEAVTVLLGAVAEEPLREKLRWLLMTALYRCGRQAHALEVYAETRRLLRHELGIDPGPELRSLHQQILTGSPGTWTGPAGSYAIAPTGPRTAGPEPAKARMLLTDTPRPAQLPPVARGFVGHSRELGQLARLLTENDGRSASTPIVVVDGPAGVGKSAFALALAHRVSEHFPDGQLYVDLRGTSMEGRSLSASEALLQVLRSLGGDNARIPGDLASRATLYRSLLHGKRVLVMLDDVLSADQLRPLIPGGSSCVLSTGRQRLGGLAVRDGAHLLRLGPLGTQDALTLLRCLSGDRLRHQEAVARRLVGLSGGRPLALRMMAETLAANQDVPLAALVERFAAEHGRLDRLAAGGNASTSLHTLFETSYQALPDEAARMFRLLGLFSEGLITVSAAADLTGTTEAAAAVTLEQLAQHHLLVVAGRGEYRFPELMRLYAAECAEREPLPHRSAAVARLLQAAASVA from the coding sequence ATGCCGACAGCGGGGGAGCTCTTGGAAGTACAACTGCTCGGTCCGGTACGGGCCTGGCGGCACGGAAGAGAAGTCGTCCTCGGCCCGCCCAAGCAGCGAGCCGTGTTCGCGCTGCTCGCCGGCCGGGCGAACGACGTGGTCAGCGTGGACCACATCATCGACGCCGTCTGGGGCGGGGACATCCCCCAGACCGCGGCCAACGGCGTCCACACCTACGTCGCCGGGCTCCGGCGGGTCCTGGAACCCGAACGCAGCCGGCGGGAGAGCGGTGAACTGCTCATCTCCACCGCCGGCGGATACGCCCTGCAGACCGACCCCGAGGCCGTCGACGCCACCCTCTTCGCCCGCCGGCACGCCCAGGCGCGCCGCGCCCGCACCGAGGGCAGGCTCCAGGAGGCCCTGGAGACCGCGGAGTCCGCACTGTCCCTCTGGCACGGCGAGGCGCACTCCGGGGTGCCCGGACCGTTCGCCGCCATGGAACGGACCCGGCTCCAGGACCTGCGGCTCACGGCCGTCGAGGAGTGGGCCGCCGACATGCTGGAGGCGGACCGCCCCGTCGAGGCCGTCACCGTGCTCCTCGGCGCCGTAGCCGAGGAGCCGCTGCGCGAGAAACTGCGCTGGCTGCTGATGACGGCCCTCTACCGCTGCGGCCGCCAGGCACACGCCCTGGAGGTGTACGCCGAGACCAGGAGGCTGCTGCGGCACGAACTCGGCATCGACCCCGGGCCCGAACTCCGGTCCCTGCACCAGCAGATCCTCACCGGAAGCCCCGGCACCTGGACCGGGCCCGCCGGCAGCTACGCGATCGCCCCGACCGGACCCCGGACCGCGGGCCCGGAGCCCGCCAAGGCCCGCATGCTGCTCACCGACACCCCCAGGCCCGCCCAACTGCCTCCCGTCGCCCGGGGGTTCGTCGGGCACTCCCGAGAACTCGGCCAGCTGGCCCGGCTCCTGACCGAGAACGACGGCCGGAGCGCCTCCACCCCCATCGTCGTCGTCGACGGACCGGCCGGCGTGGGCAAGAGCGCCTTCGCGCTCGCACTCGCCCACCGGGTCTCCGAGCACTTCCCCGACGGCCAGCTCTACGTCGACCTGCGCGGCACGAGCATGGAGGGCCGCTCCCTGAGCGCCTCCGAAGCCCTGCTCCAGGTGCTGCGCAGCCTCGGCGGCGACAACGCCCGCATCCCGGGGGACCTGGCGAGCAGAGCCACCCTGTACCGGAGCCTGCTGCACGGCAAGCGCGTCCTCGTCATGCTCGACGACGTGCTCAGCGCCGACCAGTTACGGCCGCTGATCCCCGGCGGCTCCTCCTGCGTGCTCAGCACCGGCAGGCAGCGCCTGGGCGGTCTCGCCGTCCGCGACGGCGCGCACCTGCTCCGGCTCGGCCCGCTCGGCACCCAGGACGCCCTGACGCTGCTCCGCTGCCTCAGCGGGGACCGGCTGCGGCACCAGGAGGCTGTCGCCCGGCGGCTCGTGGGACTGTCCGGAGGGCGGCCCCTCGCCCTGCGGATGATGGCCGAGACCCTGGCGGCCAACCAGGACGTGCCGCTCGCCGCACTCGTCGAGCGCTTCGCCGCGGAACACGGCAGGCTCGACCGGCTGGCGGCCGGCGGCAACGCCTCGACGAGCCTGCACACCCTCTTCGAGACGTCCTACCAGGCGCTGCCCGACGAGGCCGCCCGGATGTTCCGGCTCCTCGGGCTCTTCAGCGAGGGCCTCATCACGGTGTCCGCCGCGGCCGACCTCACCGGCACCACCGAGGCCGCGGCGGCGGTCACCCTCGAACAGCTCGCCCAGCACCACCTGCTGGTCGTGGCCGGCCGGGGCGAGTACCGCTTCCCCGAGCTGATGCGGCTCTACGCGGCCGAGTGCGCCGAACGCGAGCCACTGCCCCACCGCAGCGCCGCCGTCGCCCGACTGCTCCAGGCGGCCGCCTCGGTCGCCTAG
- a CDS encoding TetR/AcrR family transcriptional regulator — protein sequence MKPRNGRRGGARRAAPLSQESIVVAALRILDDEGPRQLSMRRLAKELSITPMALYHHVRDKHELLLLLVASRSRGAVRPVLPDDPRERLLAAAELLHDVLAQYPFLREILASPDLLAVAALWVMEALLDAAVECGLTLEEAAQAHQAIWHYTVGVLLIRTTSRRHHAELTRPTQREQVFATLSPEAFPRVTSLADRWPALTARDTHRRALEDIVEGLLGGRRPHPGEHA from the coding sequence ATGAAGCCCCGAAACGGGCGCAGAGGAGGTGCGCGGCGGGCCGCACCCCTCTCGCAGGAGAGCATCGTCGTGGCCGCGCTGCGCATCCTCGACGACGAGGGACCCCGGCAGCTGTCCATGCGCCGGCTCGCCAAGGAACTCTCCATCACGCCGATGGCCCTCTACCACCACGTCCGCGACAAGCACGAACTGCTGCTCCTGCTCGTCGCCTCCCGGTCCCGGGGCGCCGTCCGGCCCGTCCTCCCCGACGACCCCCGCGAGCGGCTCCTCGCCGCCGCCGAGCTGCTCCACGACGTCCTCGCCCAGTACCCGTTCCTGCGCGAGATCCTGGCCTCGCCCGACCTGCTGGCCGTCGCGGCGCTGTGGGTCATGGAGGCCCTCCTCGACGCGGCGGTCGAGTGCGGGCTCACCCTGGAAGAGGCCGCCCAGGCCCATCAGGCCATCTGGCACTACACCGTCGGCGTCCTCCTGATCCGTACGACCAGCCGCCGGCACCACGCCGAACTGACCCGCCCCACCCAGCGCGAGCAGGTCTTCGCCACCCTGTCGCCCGAGGCGTTCCCCCGAGTCACCTCGCTCGCCGACCGCTGGCCCGCGCTCACCGCGCGCGACACCCACCGGAGGGCCCTGGAGGACATCGTCGAGGGACTGCTCGGCGGGCGGCGGCCCCACCCGGGAGAACACGCATGA
- a CDS encoding AMP-binding protein translates to MLSAGLREPVRPLAPAHDRPDAAARTLDGLFTRAARRHPLAPVVREGRHVLSYGRAELLSARLATALLRAEVQLGDPVVVHCEDHRQAVVAQLAVLKAGGVCVPVPRDLDTGQARRTAAVSGADTVLCGRATQRAWDHGGCRRSFLLDDPELWKRIAARPLDRALPRSAPTEPAYLLTAEEDPEASSGHLVDHRAWHLAMAARTAQIGPAGRTVTVAEHPTGPATLSAMWWAFASGSTLHARPGGLVAGLDGVVAVCETGEYTRVLDALAAEPRPPRPRTVLLVGAPCPPELAARHAELLPATPLRAEFAPGRSVLPWAVSTYAAGQDPTAGAGPVVGAAPGVRLSVRGALGENLRTGQPGEVCARGRTLPFDVIGHRAGPGRGGVLLRSGFAGRRNPDGGVELTGPRPAQAPRTR, encoded by the coding sequence ATGCTCTCGGCCGGACTCCGGGAACCCGTCCGCCCCCTCGCCCCAGCCCACGACCGGCCCGACGCGGCCGCCCGCACGCTCGACGGGCTGTTCACCCGGGCCGCCCGGCGCCACCCGCTGGCCCCCGTCGTCCGCGAGGGGCGCCACGTCCTCTCGTACGGCAGGGCCGAACTGCTCTCCGCACGGCTCGCCACCGCCCTGCTGCGCGCCGAGGTCCAGCTCGGGGACCCCGTCGTCGTCCACTGCGAGGACCACCGGCAGGCGGTCGTCGCCCAGCTGGCCGTCCTCAAGGCGGGCGGCGTCTGCGTCCCCGTACCCCGCGACCTCGACACCGGGCAGGCTCGCAGGACCGCCGCCGTCAGCGGCGCCGACACCGTCCTGTGCGGCCGCGCGACCCAGCGGGCCTGGGACCACGGCGGCTGCCGGCGCAGCTTCCTCCTGGACGACCCCGAGCTGTGGAAGCGGATCGCGGCCCGGCCCCTCGACCGGGCCCTGCCGCGCTCCGCCCCCACCGAACCCGCCTATCTGCTCACCGCCGAGGAGGACCCGGAGGCGTCGTCGGGCCACCTCGTCGACCACCGGGCCTGGCACCTGGCCATGGCCGCCAGAACCGCGCAGATCGGCCCGGCGGGCCGGACCGTCACCGTCGCCGAACACCCCACCGGCCCCGCCACCCTCTCCGCGATGTGGTGGGCCTTCGCCTCGGGCAGCACCCTGCACGCCCGGCCCGGCGGGCTCGTCGCCGGGCTCGACGGGGTCGTCGCGGTCTGCGAAACGGGGGAGTACACGCGCGTACTGGACGCCCTGGCGGCGGAGCCCCGCCCGCCGCGGCCCCGGACGGTCCTCCTCGTGGGCGCCCCGTGCCCGCCCGAACTGGCGGCCCGGCACGCCGAGCTGCTGCCCGCCACCCCCCTGCGGGCCGAGTTCGCGCCCGGGCGGAGCGTGCTGCCCTGGGCGGTGAGCACATACGCCGCGGGACAGGACCCGACCGCCGGCGCGGGCCCCGTCGTCGGGGCGGCGCCCGGCGTGCGGCTGAGCGTGCGCGGCGCCCTGGGGGAGAACCTCCGCACCGGGCAGCCGGGGGAGGTGTGCGCGCGGGGGCGGACGCTGCCCTTCGACGTCATCGGCCACCGCGCCGGCCCCGGCCGGGGCGGCGTCCTCCTCCGCTCCGGCTTCGCCGGACGACGGAACCCGGACGGGGGCGTCGAACTCACCGGCCCCCGCCCGGCCCAGGCCCCGCGGACACGCTGA